One genomic window of Cercospora beticola chromosome 5, complete sequence includes the following:
- a CDS encoding uncharacterized protein (BUSCO:EOG09261ZPW), whose translation MADPINPLEPSQQLAAGSEATQGSANPQSEILPGDSATTKAEKIERHGDLNGQTHLGEDFQESPRKRVKVEHDSSAVNGGPDVPVAGEIKNETAPRPERQKGVAPIKKEYLIDVSSLQWTNASYDDDAAEAGGKSEVQPVAGRGGKKSKQGQNKGRNFGSSRDAIALCRTRHWANEFDPVNCPYGDKCRMEHDIRKYLKEGKREDMQTFNGKCPIFETKGKCKDGWKCRWASSHSKEIDREDGRKELVQAHSEGSNGNQGAPDQAADEDEQDGAGVVNVLSNADKITLRKKKWPTPKSETYLKWLNSQLGEDGNKIREDQEENRAMYTEPPLRPSEKRRIYYGPETPVLAPLTTQGNLPFRRLCTGLGAQVTWSEMAMGLPLLNGEKGEWALVKAHESELVPPAYSPKDPVKDYDNSKDIRFGVQIAANKPWLAIKTTEVLTALCHQLRAIDLNCGCPIDLVCRTGAGSALLDAQGKLEKQLRGMNTVSGEIPITVKIRMGTKDKYPNATKLVERLILGGQDAQDANLGPAGVAAITLHGRSRQQRYTREANWEYIAECASLVKRLRAKEADLADTVREADARDMPNTQDGLPYFCGNGDILCFDDYNNHIQQANVDSIMIGRGALVKPWIFEEIKSEQNIDKTASERLGYIEQFCRNGLEYWGADEMGVGNTRRFLLEWLSFSCRYVPIGLLEHMPPKFGDRPPAFRGRNDLETLLSSANYKDWIKISEMFLGPAHKDFQFQPKHKSNSYEIEAEG comes from the exons ATGGCGGATCCAATCAACCCTCTGGAGCCGTCGCAACAACTGGCTGCGGGATCTGAGGCCACACAGGGAAGCGCGAATCCGCAGAGCGAAATTCTACCTGGCGACTCAGCCACTACCAAAGCCGAGAAGATCGAGCGGCACGGGGACTTGAATGGACAGACGCATCTCGGAGAAGATTTCCAGGAGTCTCCGCGGAAGAGAGTCAAGGTTGAACACGACAGCTCCGCTGTCAATGGAGGACCTGACGTACCAGTCGCTGGCGAGATCAAGAATGAGACAGCGCCTCGGCCAGAACGACAGAAAGGCGTGGCACCTATCAAAAAGGAATACCTGATCGATGTCTCGAGTCTGCAGTGGACAAATGCTTCGTACGATGACGATGCTGCAGAGGCAGGTGGTAAGTCAGAAGTACAACCCGTAGCTGGTCGTGgcggcaagaagagcaaacAGGGACAGAACAAGGGTCGCAATTTTGGAAGTTCGCGAGATGCAATTGCTCTATGCAGGACCAGGCACTGGGCGAACGAGTTTGATCCTGTCAATTGCCCATATGGAGATAAATGCAGGATGGAGCACGACATTCGCAAATATCTGAAAGAAGGTAAGCGAGAAGACATGCAAACGTTCAATGGCAAATGCCCGATCTTCGAAACCAAGGGAAAGTGCAAGGACGGGTGGAAATGTCGGTGGGCTAGCAGTCACTCAAAGGAGATCGACCGAGAAGACGGGCGGAAGGAGCTGGTGCAAGCACACAGCGAGGGGAGCAATGGCAACCAAGGTGCGCCAGACCAGGCtgcagatgaagatgagcaaGACGGTGCTGGAGTCGTGAATGTTTTGAGTAACGCCGACAAGATCACTCTccggaagaagaagtggcCAACTCCAAAGTCGGAGACATATTTGAAGTGGCTCAACAGCCAACTTGGCGAGGACGGGAACAAAATcagagaagatcaagaagagAATCGTGCGATGTATACTGAGCCTCCACTTCGTCCATCGGAGAAGCGACGCATCTACTACGGACCCGAGACACCGGTATTGGCACCTTTGACCACCCAGGGCAATTTGCCCTTTCGCCGACTCTGTACAGGGCTGGGAGCTCAAGTGACATGGTCGGAAATGGCCATGGGTCTTCCACTTCTCAATGGCGAGAAAGGAGAGTGGGCTCTTGTCAAGGCGCATGAGTCCGAGCTCGTCCCGCCTGCCTATTCCCCAAAGGATCCAGTCAAGGATTATGACAACAGCAAGGACATCCGATTTGGCGTCCAAATCGCAGCAAATAAGCCGTGGCTCGCTATCAAGACGACTGAAGTTCTGACAGCGCTATGCCATCAACTTCGAGCGATAGACTTGAACTGCGGGTGTCCGATCGATCTTGTCTGTCGTACTGGTGCAGGTTCTGCCTTGCTCGACGCCCAGgggaagctggagaagcaaTTGCGCGGAATGAACACCGTATCTGGAGAGATCCCCATCACAGTGAAGATCCGCATGGGCACGAAAGACAAATATCCAAATGCAACCAAGCTGGTTGAAAGACTCATTCTCGGTGGACAAGATGCCCAGGATGCGAACCTTGGACCTGCTGGCGTGGCGGCTATCACCCTCCACGGACGCTCTCGACAGCAGCGATACACCCGAGAAGCCAACTGGGAGTACATCGCCGAATGCGCCAGCCTAGTGAAGCGACTCAGAGCTAAGGAGGCGGATCTTGCCGATACCGTTCGAGAGGCGGATGCCCGAGATATGCCGAATACACAAGATGGACTGCCGTACTTCTGTGGCAATGGCGATATTCTTTGTTTTGACGATTACAACAACCATATTCAGCAGGCCAACGTCGACAGTATTATGATTGGTCGCGGTGCCCTCGTCAAGCCGTGGATCTTCGAAGAAATTAAGTCAGAGCAGAACATTGACAAAACTGCATCTGAGCGCCTTGGCTACATTGAGCAGTTCTGCCGCAATG GTCTCGAATATTGGGGAGCAGACGAGATGGGAGTAGGCAACACGAGACGTTTCTTACTCGAATGGCTCAGTTTCAGCTGTCGTTAT GTTCCGATCGGTCTGTTGGAGCACATGCCACCCAAGTTCGGCGATCGGCCGCCAGCATTCCGTGGACGCAACGACCTTGAGACTCTCCTCTCCAGTGCCAATTATAAAGACTGGATCAAGATCAG TGAGATGTTCTTGGGTCCAGCCCACAAAGACTTTCAGTTTCAGCCAAAGCACAAAAGCAACAGCTATGAGATCGAAGCCG AGGGCTGA
- a CDS encoding uncharacterized protein (BUSCO:EOG09264XKX), with product MTLYYSLVFALLVFEMAVFMTLIIPLPFKVKRGLFTFISENPLVAKLQYGLKITFIFILILFIDSVNRVYRVQVELAQAKYNQGAGGAAVVAGSERMEVQARKFYSQRNMYLCGFTLFLSLILNRTYVMILDTLRLEEKVKSYEGGGQGKTSSGLGEAGGLGEIARLKKELAKRDQDIETLKKQSQGLSDEYNRLGDQVSPQDSVPKKDR from the exons ATGACGCTCTACTACAGTCTG GTCTTTGCACTGCTTGTCTTCGAGATGGCAGTGTTCATGACACTCATCATTCCGCTGCCATTCAAGGTCAAGCGCGGCCTTTTCACCTTCATATCGGAGAACCCACTGGTCGCAAAACTACAATATGGATTAAAG ATCACATTCATATTCATTCTGATCCTGTTTATCGACAGCGTCAATCGCGTCTATCGCGTCCAGGTTGAGCTGGCTCAAGCCAAATACAACCAGGGAGCCGGCGGCGCTGC TGTTGTGGCAGGCAGCGAACGCATGGAGGTGCAGGCTCGCAAGTTCTACTCTCAGCGCAACATGTACCTTTGCGGATTCACCCTCTTCCTTTCGCTCATCCTCAACCGAACCTACGTCATGATTCTCGACACCCTTCGcctggaggagaaggtcaagAGCTACGAAGGAGGTGGTCAGGGTAAGACCTCTTCGGGCTTGGGCGAGGCTGGTGGTCTTGGCGAGATCGCACGACTGAAGAAGGAATTGGCCAAGCGCGATCAGGACATTGAGACcctcaagaagcagagcCAGGGTCTTAGCGACGAGTACAACCGCCTCGGTGACCAGGTCTCGCCACAAGACAGTGTGCCAAAGAAGGACCGGTAG